One window from the genome of Pantoea cypripedii encodes:
- a CDS encoding DUF1471 domain-containing protein: MKYINMLTTSIMLLLLAFVSTAQARGTPLDDAEARVVMQSKEAGASYKIDSARYVNHIEPADELIKYTHE, from the coding sequence ATGAAATATATCAACATGTTAACCACCAGCATTATGCTACTGCTCCTCGCGTTCGTAAGCACTGCACAAGCGCGCGGCACGCCGCTGGATGATGCCGAAGCCAGGGTGGTAATGCAGTCTAAAGAGGCTGGCGCATCATACAAAATCGACAGCGCACGTTATGTGAACCACATTGAGCCTGCTGACGAGCTGATCAAATACACCCATGAATAA
- a CDS encoding alpha/beta fold hydrolase, which yields MAFVTTKDGVNIFFKDWGSKDAQPIVFHHGWPLSADDWDNQMLFFLAEGFRVIAIDRRGHGRSDQVSEGHDMDHYAADASAVVEHLDLHNAVHVGHSTGGGQVARYVAQYGQPQGRVAKAVLISAVPPLMLKTPGNPQGTPIEVFDGFRAALAANRAQFYLDVASGPFYGFNREGAQFSQGTIQNWWRQGMIGGAKAHYDGIKAFSETDQTEDLKAITVPTLVMQGDDDQVVPYKVAALLQDELLQDSTLKIYPGFPHGMHSTHADVINADLLAFIRA from the coding sequence ATGGCATTTGTAACGACGAAAGATGGCGTGAATATCTTCTTCAAAGACTGGGGATCGAAAGATGCTCAACCGATTGTTTTCCATCACGGCTGGCCGTTAAGTGCCGATGATTGGGACAATCAGATGTTGTTCTTTCTGGCGGAAGGATTCCGGGTCATTGCCATTGATCGGCGCGGTCATGGCCGGTCGGATCAGGTCAGTGAAGGACATGATATGGACCATTACGCGGCAGATGCCTCCGCGGTGGTTGAACATCTTGACCTGCATAATGCTGTGCATGTCGGACATTCCACCGGTGGTGGTCAGGTGGCGCGTTACGTCGCCCAATATGGACAGCCCCAGGGGCGCGTCGCCAAAGCGGTGCTGATTAGCGCGGTCCCTCCCCTGATGCTGAAAACGCCGGGAAATCCCCAGGGCACGCCGATAGAGGTATTTGATGGCTTCCGTGCTGCGCTGGCGGCAAATCGTGCGCAGTTCTATCTTGATGTGGCTTCGGGTCCGTTCTATGGCTTCAACCGTGAAGGTGCGCAGTTTTCCCAGGGCACAATTCAGAACTGGTGGCGTCAGGGGATGATCGGCGGGGCTAAAGCACATTACGATGGTATCAAAGCCTTTTCGGAAACCGATCAGACGGAAGATTTAAAGGCGATTACCGTCCCGACGCTGGTGATGCAGGGAGACGACGATCAGGTCGTGCCCTATAAAGTTGCCGCATTGCTGCAGGATGAACTGTTGCAGGACAGCACATTGAAAATTTATCCCGGCTTTCCCCACGGGATGCACTCAACGCATGCGGATGTGATCAACGCCGATTTGCTCGCCTTTATTCGCGCCTGA
- a CDS encoding beta-galactosidase, producing the protein MDKLLYGVAYYREYLPEERLDEDIRLMKAAGINVVRIAESTWSTFERHDGEFDFSSVLTVLDRMHASQIAVIIGTPTYAIPGWLAKKHPSVMATTPQGVNKYGHRQKMDITSPIYLRYAERIIRKLLDATAQHPAVIGFQIDNETKYYDTCGTHVQRDFVRHLQQRFSGDLTRLNAEFGLDYWSNRIDAWEDFPPLESTINASLGAAFQQYQRQLVEQFLAWQATLVSEYRRPEQFITHNFDFEWRTWSYGLRGEVDHFAASAALDITGVDIYHPSQHQLTGAEIAFAGDIARTTKDNNYLVLETQAQAFKNWTPWPGQLRLQAFSHIASGAAMIGYWHWHSLHNAYETYWKGLLSHDLQPNPIYHEAQQIGQALAQLSPQLAGLKKQNRAALLVSNTCLTAIDWHPYQGHQFGRHKEHQYNDLFRSYYDALYRLNIEVDILTVDDPRISRYQLLIAPLMYAVSDEVLQRLNQFVADGGHVLYSFKSGFANQHLKVRHERQPGVIREAIGASYQLFVEPHDVTLQSDVLDLPPQATQVDHWMELLEMDNPNAEVWARYQHPYWGKYAAIVHHQFGRGSATYIGCCISEGALESVLCTLRQRLGMADDADGHRFPIVVKRATNRAGNTVLFYLNFSSQPQQVTLAGARGRELLRQRHWQQGETLTLADWDVAIVELEDAQ; encoded by the coding sequence ATGGATAAGCTGTTATATGGTGTGGCCTATTACCGCGAATACCTGCCCGAAGAACGGCTGGATGAGGACATCCGCCTGATGAAGGCGGCGGGTATTAATGTTGTGCGCATTGCCGAAAGCACCTGGAGCACCTTCGAACGTCACGATGGGGAGTTTGATTTTTCCAGCGTACTCACCGTGCTGGACCGTATGCATGCCAGCCAGATTGCGGTGATTATCGGCACCCCTACTTACGCCATCCCGGGCTGGCTGGCAAAGAAACACCCCTCCGTGATGGCGACGACGCCGCAGGGCGTGAATAAATATGGCCATCGCCAGAAGATGGATATCACCAGCCCCATCTATCTACGCTACGCCGAACGGATTATTCGCAAATTATTAGATGCAACGGCGCAGCACCCGGCGGTGATTGGCTTTCAAATCGATAACGAAACCAAGTATTACGATACCTGCGGTACGCATGTGCAGCGCGATTTTGTGCGACATTTACAGCAGCGTTTTTCTGGCGATCTTACCCGACTCAATGCCGAGTTCGGGCTTGATTACTGGAGCAACCGTATCGACGCCTGGGAAGACTTCCCGCCGCTGGAGAGCACCATCAATGCCAGTCTCGGCGCGGCTTTCCAGCAATATCAGCGGCAGCTGGTTGAACAATTTCTTGCCTGGCAGGCAACACTGGTCAGTGAATACCGTCGGCCAGAGCAGTTCATCACTCATAACTTCGATTTTGAATGGCGAACCTGGTCCTATGGTCTGCGTGGCGAGGTCGATCATTTTGCGGCGTCTGCTGCACTCGATATCACCGGGGTCGATATTTATCATCCCAGCCAGCACCAGCTGACCGGCGCTGAAATCGCCTTCGCCGGTGATATTGCCCGCACCACAAAAGACAACAATTACCTGGTGCTTGAAACCCAGGCGCAGGCATTCAAAAACTGGACCCCCTGGCCCGGCCAGTTGCGCTTACAGGCATTCAGCCATATTGCCTCGGGTGCGGCGATGATCGGTTACTGGCACTGGCATTCGTTGCACAACGCCTATGAAACCTACTGGAAGGGTTTACTCAGCCACGATCTGCAACCCAACCCGATTTACCATGAAGCGCAACAGATTGGTCAGGCACTGGCCCAGCTGTCGCCGCAACTGGCAGGATTAAAGAAACAGAATCGGGCGGCGCTGCTGGTCAGCAACACCTGCCTGACCGCCATTGACTGGCACCCGTACCAGGGGCACCAGTTTGGTCGCCATAAAGAGCATCAGTACAACGATTTATTCCGCAGCTATTATGATGCCCTTTACCGGCTGAATATCGAGGTAGATATTCTCACCGTTGACGACCCGCGTATCAGCCGCTATCAGTTGCTGATCGCGCCACTGATGTATGCCGTGTCTGATGAGGTGCTGCAACGATTGAACCAGTTCGTTGCTGACGGTGGTCATGTGCTGTATTCGTTTAAGTCGGGCTTTGCCAATCAGCATCTGAAAGTGCGCCATGAACGCCAGCCGGGCGTGATTCGCGAAGCGATTGGGGCCAGCTATCAGTTGTTTGTTGAACCGCACGACGTCACGTTACAGTCGGATGTGCTGGACCTGCCCCCGCAGGCAACCCAGGTTGATCACTGGATGGAGCTACTGGAAATGGATAACCCGAACGCAGAAGTCTGGGCGCGCTACCAGCATCCTTACTGGGGCAAATATGCCGCCATCGTTCACCATCAATTTGGCCGTGGCAGTGCCACCTATATCGGATGCTGCATCAGCGAGGGGGCGCTGGAAAGTGTGTTGTGTACGCTGCGCCAGCGGCTGGGAATGGCCGATGACGCTGATGGTCACCGCTTCCCCATAGTGGTTAAACGCGCCACCAATCGTGCCGGTAACACCGTGCTGTTTTATCTTAACTTTAGCAGTCAGCCGCAGCAGGTCACCCTGGCAGGTGCGCGCGGACGGGAATTATTGCGCCAGCGGCACTGGCAACAAGGCGAGACGCTCACGCTGGCTGACTGGGATGTAGCGATTGTTGAACTGGAGGACGCACAATGA
- a CDS encoding MFS transporter, whose translation MKTATPTDDLQRIGFAERLAFGLGDYGTNLTYTLMVTFLAYFYTDVVGISALLIGSLMFFARVLDGVICIFVGIRIDKTRSRLGKARPWVLWTALPFGLSAFLMATVPDVSYSLKVTYVCITYLLANICFTANNIAYGSLLALITRDAYQRGILSVFRKGLSTCGSLTVGVFTLPLVARFGNSSTSWIIVFAIFGFFTALCLFLTAMGTRERIQPVRSDNSQRINARQVVSSMLANRYWLMIFFYLLVTFTSLTALSAVGVYYSKYILRDVSLIAYISMAQYIPGLLTLMIIPVLLKKLGKRRLAMLGLLICSVAYLIPLLNKQDALFVIIATAVRSVGFCGIGATMFALLADTIDYGEWRTGLRIEGILFSAGTLGQTLGMGLGTASVGWVLGTVGFVSGGSTTQSQSVLDTIEFLFIFFPLLLAVLNLGLLYFYKLDDFYHQVAQDLAAGRYQQNNPLITSVAREPLQD comes from the coding sequence ATGAAAACCGCTACCCCAACGGATGACCTGCAACGCATTGGCTTCGCTGAACGCCTGGCCTTTGGACTCGGCGACTATGGTACCAACCTGACTTACACCCTGATGGTGACTTTCCTCGCCTATTTTTATACCGATGTTGTGGGGATCTCCGCCCTGCTGATTGGCTCGCTGATGTTCTTCGCCCGGGTGCTGGATGGTGTGATCTGTATCTTTGTCGGTATCCGCATCGATAAAACCCGCTCGCGTCTGGGTAAAGCGCGGCCCTGGGTGCTGTGGACCGCGCTGCCTTTTGGTTTGTCGGCATTTTTGATGGCGACGGTACCGGACGTCAGCTATAGCCTGAAAGTCACTTATGTCTGCATCACCTACCTGCTGGCAAACATTTGCTTTACCGCCAATAACATCGCCTATGGTTCATTGCTGGCGCTGATCACCCGTGACGCCTATCAGCGCGGTATCCTGAGTGTCTTCCGCAAGGGGCTATCGACCTGCGGATCGCTGACAGTCGGCGTATTTACCCTGCCGTTGGTGGCGCGCTTTGGCAACAGCAGTACATCCTGGATCATCGTGTTTGCCATCTTTGGCTTTTTTACCGCGCTTTGTCTGTTCCTGACGGCGATGGGCACGCGTGAACGCATTCAGCCGGTGCGCAGTGACAACAGTCAGCGCATCAATGCACGTCAGGTGGTGAGTTCCATGCTGGCAAACCGCTACTGGCTGATGATCTTTTTCTATCTGTTGGTCACCTTTACCAGCCTGACTGCCCTCTCCGCCGTCGGGGTGTACTACTCAAAATACATTCTGCGCGATGTCTCCCTGATCGCTTACATCAGCATGGCGCAATACATTCCCGGCCTGCTGACGCTGATGATCATTCCGGTGTTGCTAAAGAAACTCGGCAAACGACGGCTGGCCATGCTGGGGTTGCTGATCTGCTCGGTAGCCTATCTGATCCCGTTGCTGAATAAACAGGATGCGTTGTTTGTGATCATCGCCACCGCCGTGCGCAGTGTCGGCTTCTGTGGCATTGGGGCCACCATGTTTGCCTTGCTGGCCGATACCATTGACTACGGCGAATGGCGCACCGGGTTACGTATTGAGGGCATATTGTTCAGTGCCGGTACCCTTGGTCAGACGCTGGGTATGGGGTTAGGTACCGCCAGCGTCGGCTGGGTGCTTGGGACGGTCGGGTTTGTCAGTGGCGGTAGCACCACCCAGTCACAGTCGGTGCTTGATACCATTGAGTTCCTGTTTATCTTCTTCCCGCTGTTGCTGGCGGTGCTCAACCTCGGACTGCTGTATTTCTATAAACTGGATGATTTCTATCACCAGGTGGCACAGGATCTGGCGGCGGGTCGCTACCAGCAAAATAACCCTCTCATCACCTCAGTGGCCAGGGAGCCGCTGCAAGACTAA